From the genome of Emys orbicularis isolate rEmyOrb1 chromosome 17, rEmyOrb1.hap1, whole genome shotgun sequence, one region includes:
- the TNFAIP1 gene encoding BTB/POZ domain-containing adapter for CUL3-mediated RhoA degradation protein 2 isoform X2 encodes MSGDTCLTTICRSSGAKPKTCSFKEGSLGNKYVRLNVGGSLYYTTVQVLTRHDTMLKAMFSGRMEVLTDKEGWILIDRCGKHFGVILNYLRDDTIALPKNRQEIKELMAEAKYYLIQGLVDMCQAALQDKKDSYEPVCNIPIITSPKEEERLIESSMKPVVKLLYNRSNNKYSYTRYVLILFIKDVIGDEICCWSFYGQGRKLAEVCCTSIVYATEKKQTKVEFPEARIYEETLNVLLYETPRVPDNSLLEATSRNRSQASHSEDDEGFELRDRVRRIHVKRYSTYDDRQLGH; translated from the exons ATGTCTGGGGACACGTGCCTGACCACCATCTGCCGATCTTCAGGAGCCAAGCCCAAAACCTGCAGCTTCAAAGAGGGTAGCCTGGGCAACAAGTATGTGCGGCTCAACGTTGGGGGCTCCTTGTACTACACCACAGTGCAGGTGCTGACCAGGCATGACACCATGCTGAAGGCCATGTTCAGTGGCAGGATGGAAGTACTGACTGACAAGGAAG GGTGGATCCTTATAGACCGTTGTGGGAAACACTTTGGTGTGATTTTAAATTACCTCCGAGACGACACTATCGCGCTTCCAAAAAACAGGCAGGAGATCAAAGAGCTGATGGCAGAAGCGAAATATTACCTAATTCAGGGCTTAGTAGACATGTGCCAGGCAGCTCTCCAG GACAAGAAAGACTCGTACGAGCCCGTCTGTAACATCCCCATCATCACGTCTCCAAAGGAAGAAGAGAGGCTCATCGAATCCTCCATGAAA CCTGTTGTCAAGCTGCTTTATAACAGGAGCAACAACAAATATTCCTACACCAGGTATGTCTTGA TCCTCTTCATTAAGGATGTTATAGGGGATGAAATCTGCTGCTGGTCTTTCTACGGACAGGGGCGGAAGCTCGCTGAGGTCTGTTGCACCTCGATAGTGTACGCCACggaaaagaaacaaaccaag GTTGAGTTCCCCGAAGCGCGTATCTACGAGGAGACACTAAACGTTTTACTTTATGAAACTCCACGTGTACCTGACAACTCCCTGCTGGAGGCGACGAGCCGGAACCGAAGCCAGGCATCTCACAGCGAGGACGATGAGGGCTTTGAACTGCGCGACCGAGTGCGCCGCATCCACGTGAAGAGATACAGCACTTACGACGACCGGCAGCTTGGCCACTAG
- the TNFAIP1 gene encoding BTB/POZ domain-containing adapter for CUL3-mediated RhoA degradation protein 2 isoform X1: MSGDTCLTTICRSSGAKPKTCSFKEGSLGNKYVRLNVGGSLYYTTVQVLTRHDTMLKAMFSGRMEVLTDKEGWILIDRCGKHFGVILNYLRDDTIALPKNRQEIKELMAEAKYYLIQGLVDMCQAALQDKKDSYEPVCNIPIITSPKEEERLIESSMKPVVKLLYNRSNNKYSYTSNSDDNLLKNIELFDKLSLRFNGRVLFIKDVIGDEICCWSFYGQGRKLAEVCCTSIVYATEKKQTKVEFPEARIYEETLNVLLYETPRVPDNSLLEATSRNRSQASHSEDDEGFELRDRVRRIHVKRYSTYDDRQLGH, encoded by the exons ATGTCTGGGGACACGTGCCTGACCACCATCTGCCGATCTTCAGGAGCCAAGCCCAAAACCTGCAGCTTCAAAGAGGGTAGCCTGGGCAACAAGTATGTGCGGCTCAACGTTGGGGGCTCCTTGTACTACACCACAGTGCAGGTGCTGACCAGGCATGACACCATGCTGAAGGCCATGTTCAGTGGCAGGATGGAAGTACTGACTGACAAGGAAG GGTGGATCCTTATAGACCGTTGTGGGAAACACTTTGGTGTGATTTTAAATTACCTCCGAGACGACACTATCGCGCTTCCAAAAAACAGGCAGGAGATCAAAGAGCTGATGGCAGAAGCGAAATATTACCTAATTCAGGGCTTAGTAGACATGTGCCAGGCAGCTCTCCAG GACAAGAAAGACTCGTACGAGCCCGTCTGTAACATCCCCATCATCACGTCTCCAAAGGAAGAAGAGAGGCTCATCGAATCCTCCATGAAA CCTGTTGTCAAGCTGCTTTATAACAGGAGCAACAACAAATATTCCTACACCAG TAACTCGGACGATAACTTACTGAAGAACATCGAACTGTTCGATAAACTTTCTCTCCGCTTCAACGGCCGAGTCCTCTTCATTAAGGATGTTATAGGGGATGAAATCTGCTGCTGGTCTTTCTACGGACAGGGGCGGAAGCTCGCTGAGGTCTGTTGCACCTCGATAGTGTACGCCACggaaaagaaacaaaccaag GTTGAGTTCCCCGAAGCGCGTATCTACGAGGAGACACTAAACGTTTTACTTTATGAAACTCCACGTGTACCTGACAACTCCCTGCTGGAGGCGACGAGCCGGAACCGAAGCCAGGCATCTCACAGCGAGGACGATGAGGGCTTTGAACTGCGCGACCGAGTGCGCCGCATCCACGTGAAGAGATACAGCACTTACGACGACCGGCAGCTTGGCCACTAG